A stretch of the Psychroserpens sp. Hel_I_66 genome encodes the following:
- a CDS encoding family 16 glycosylhydrolase: MKKITFILLLFVSFASCQKEESKSIFFEDQFDGTSLNMNSWNYELGDGCPELCGWGNNEKQTYIEENISVKDGKLIIKATKGADTYYSGKITTKNKVEFKYGTVEVRAKLPQGKGIWPAIWMLGNDIDQKGWPLCGEIDIMEYVGKAPNEIHTTLHTADSFGQSENTKVTTHKEIEEGFHIYKSIWSKKSIEFFIDNERVYTFSPETKNNKTWPFDKPFYVILNMAIGGNFGGPEVDESIFPQEFIIDYITIY; the protein is encoded by the coding sequence ATGAAGAAAATCACATTCATATTGCTTTTGTTTGTGAGTTTTGCTTCATGCCAAAAAGAGGAGTCTAAATCTATATTTTTTGAGGATCAATTTGATGGAACCTCACTAAATATGAATTCTTGGAATTACGAATTAGGTGACGGTTGTCCAGAACTTTGCGGTTGGGGAAACAATGAAAAGCAAACTTATATTGAAGAAAATATAAGTGTCAAGGATGGGAAGTTAATCATCAAGGCGACAAAAGGGGCTGATACATATTACTCAGGTAAGATCACTACCAAAAACAAAGTAGAATTCAAATATGGTACGGTTGAAGTAAGAGCAAAATTACCCCAGGGCAAAGGCATTTGGCCAGCTATTTGGATGTTGGGCAATGATATAGATCAAAAAGGTTGGCCACTGTGTGGTGAAATCGATATTATGGAATATGTTGGTAAGGCACCAAATGAAATCCATACAACACTCCATACAGCAGATAGTTTTGGCCAATCAGAAAATACTAAAGTAACGACCCATAAAGAAATAGAAGAAGGGTTTCATATTTACAAAAGCATCTGGAGTAAAAAAAGCATTGAGTTCTTTATCGATAATGAACGCGTTTATACATTTTCTCCGGAAACAAAAAATAATAAAACCTGGCCTTTTGATAAACCCTTTTATGTGATATTGAATATGGCCATTGGAGGAAATTTTGGAGGTCCGGAAGTGGATGAATCAATCTTTCCACAAGAGTTTATTATAGATTATATTACTATTTATTAA
- a CDS encoding T9SS type A sorting domain-containing protein, whose amino-acid sequence MKKNYILIAIMLIALLPVTAQTAIDFDATNFSSPDDGGSGGAFMNVFDNPKNGTIGGFQFGSGWGIPDLVAILDTNANTVTLKPNRIGDPDAYWQTAGVLEGNKIMDANLFIQNDALVGTSFSFTGDVVSNTIDDSGLSIPYDATAFIKVFNADFSGVIGSDIADLSTSGEFALSMDATAFPADSHVQYGFQFIGPNLSSDASFDAAYDAVGSIVIQPATLSVDDFNTSQFSVFPNPAKNNWTINANSTIKSVQVYDILGKRVVSMSTSSNNVNIDATNLTTGMYIAQITSENGSKNIKLVKK is encoded by the coding sequence ATGAAAAAAAACTACATTCTTATTGCTATTATGTTAATTGCTTTATTACCAGTAACAGCCCAAACAGCAATTGATTTTGATGCTACTAACTTTTCTTCACCAGACGATGGAGGAAGCGGAGGAGCCTTTATGAACGTTTTTGACAATCCTAAAAATGGTACTATTGGTGGTTTTCAATTTGGTTCTGGATGGGGAATTCCAGATTTAGTGGCTATTTTAGACACAAATGCAAATACAGTAACCCTAAAACCAAATAGAATTGGTGATCCAGATGCTTACTGGCAAACAGCGGGAGTTTTGGAAGGGAACAAAATTATGGATGCCAATCTCTTTATTCAAAATGATGCTTTGGTTGGTACTTCTTTCTCATTTACTGGAGATGTTGTTTCCAATACAATTGATGATTCTGGTTTAAGTATTCCGTATGATGCTACTGCTTTTATAAAAGTGTTTAACGCCGATTTTTCTGGGGTTATCGGTTCAGATATTGCTGATTTGTCAACTTCAGGTGAATTCGCTTTAAGTATGGACGCAACAGCGTTTCCTGCAGATTCTCATGTGCAATATGGTTTTCAGTTCATTGGACCAAATTTAAGTTCAGATGCATCATTTGATGCAGCTTATGATGCAGTAGGCAGTATCGTTATTCAACCTGCAACATTGAGTGTTGATGATTTCAACACAAGTCAATTTTCTGTATTTCCAAATCCAGCAAAAAACAATTGGACGATCAATGCAAACAGCACGATTAAGTCTGTTCAAGTGTATGACATTTTAGGTAAGCGAGTAGTATCAATGAGCACGTCTAGTAATAACGTAAATATTGATGCAACCAATCTTACAACTGGGATGTATATTGCTCAAATTACTTCGGAAAATGGAAGTAAAAATATAAAATTGGTCAAGAAATAA
- the pdeM gene encoding ligase-associated DNA damage response endonuclease PdeM: protein MIHAEKQITINGESLQLNNLRAIFWKREQTLIASDLHIGKSAHFRRHGIAISSNVQKKDLKRLSFLIDHYQAKKLIVVGDLFHAEINTDMDLFRDWRHQYSNLEIILIKGNHDRLKDHVYDSFAIDCCNKSLDVSPFKFIHEPKKVDDAFIISGHIHPGVLIKSRGRPRIKLPCFKVTQNQLILPAFSEFTGLATSRVKDGVCFYAFTETSFFEF from the coding sequence ATGATCCATGCTGAAAAGCAAATCACTATTAATGGTGAATCTCTACAATTAAATAATTTACGGGCAATATTTTGGAAACGAGAGCAAACGCTCATTGCTTCTGACCTGCATATTGGTAAATCTGCACATTTCAGAAGACATGGCATTGCCATTTCATCAAACGTTCAAAAAAAGGATTTGAAACGATTATCGTTTTTGATAGATCACTACCAAGCAAAAAAGCTCATTGTCGTTGGCGATTTATTTCATGCTGAAATCAATACAGATATGGACTTGTTTAGAGATTGGAGACATCAATACAGTAACTTGGAAATCATTTTGATTAAAGGCAATCACGACAGACTCAAAGATCACGTTTATGATAGTTTTGCCATAGATTGTTGCAACAAGTCACTAGATGTATCGCCTTTTAAATTTATACATGAGCCCAAAAAAGTGGATGATGCCTTTATCATTTCTGGTCATATCCATCCTGGTGTGTTGATAAAAAGTAGAGGCAGACCTCGTATTAAACTTCCTTGTTTTAAAGTAACCCAAAATCAGTTGATTCTTCCTGCCTTTAGTGAATTTACAGGTTTGGCGACGTCAAGAGTAAAAGATGGAGTTTGTTTTTATGCGTTTACGGAAACTTCTTTTTTTGAGTTTTGA
- a CDS encoding ligase-associated DNA damage response exonuclease: MKLVKFTKKGIYCIPGKFYLDPWFPVEYAIISHGHADHARWGMKHYLCHDESKPILQHRIGKDISIESLAYNKERQINGVKVSFFPAGHIIGSAQIRLEYKGFVVVFSGDYKVKNDNLTTPFEPVKCNEFITESTFGLPIYKWQKEEDLQKQMHDWVLQNQAKNRTSIFIGYSLGKAQRIMKLMEGLDEMYVHTAIHNCNEAIKSSGIILPETKLWTADTDKKAVQNKIVVVPPALLGSNMIKRIPNGATAICSGWMQIRGSRRWQSVDAGFPVSDHADWDGLLKAVKATEAEKVYVTHGSQATFSKYLNEIGIPSAEVKTEYGSNEDESVEDAKTQKAS; encoded by the coding sequence TTGAAATTAGTCAAATTCACAAAAAAAGGTATTTATTGCATCCCGGGAAAATTCTATTTAGACCCTTGGTTTCCTGTAGAATACGCTATTATTTCACATGGGCATGCAGATCATGCACGATGGGGAATGAAACATTATTTGTGCCATGACGAATCTAAACCCATTTTACAGCATCGCATAGGCAAGGATATTTCTATTGAAAGTTTAGCCTATAATAAAGAGCGACAAATTAACGGAGTAAAAGTAAGTTTTTTTCCTGCTGGGCACATCATTGGATCAGCACAGATAAGATTAGAATATAAAGGGTTTGTAGTGGTTTTCTCTGGCGATTATAAAGTAAAAAATGATAATCTAACCACACCTTTTGAACCGGTAAAATGTAATGAGTTTATTACTGAAAGCACTTTTGGACTCCCAATTTACAAATGGCAAAAAGAAGAAGATCTCCAAAAACAAATGCACGATTGGGTGTTGCAAAATCAAGCTAAAAACCGTACCAGTATCTTTATTGGTTATTCTTTGGGTAAGGCACAACGTATTATGAAATTAATGGAAGGTTTGGATGAAATGTATGTGCATACTGCAATCCACAATTGCAATGAAGCTATAAAATCCTCAGGAATTATATTGCCAGAGACTAAATTATGGACAGCAGATACAGATAAAAAAGCGGTTCAGAATAAAATAGTGGTCGTTCCGCCAGCCTTGTTGGGATCAAATATGATCAAGCGTATTCCAAATGGTGCAACTGCAATTTGTTCGGGCTGGATGCAAATTAGAGGCAGTCGTCGTTGGCAATCGGTCGATGCTGGATTTCCTGTAAGCGATCATGCAGATTGGGACGGACTGCTCAAAGCGGTCAAAGCAACCGAAGCCGAAAAAGTATACGTCACGCACGGTTCTCAAGCTACATTTTCAAAATATCTTAATGAGATTGGCATTCCTTCCGCAGAAGTAAAAACCGAATATGGCTCAAATGAAGATGAATCTGTTGAAGACGCTAAAACCCAAAAGGCATCATGA
- a CDS encoding LacI family DNA-binding transcriptional regulator codes for MVTLKHLAEQLNVSVSTVSKALHDSDEISPDTIERVKALAKFLNYKPNRLAVSLKSSKTNTIGVVIPNILNHFFAKALFAIEKEATKQGYNIITCVSNEMREKEINSLQLLSNGSVDGFIMSIAEETQVLKKVDHINAILKQNIPIVLFDRVSEDIDCDKVIIDDFGAAYEATKHLLSEGRKHITLISSIDELSVGKLRVEGYYKAISEDKKYKEKPNVITISRDESIEERIENLLNTDKKIDAIIAIDNTSGVVALQKALKLNIDVPKNLSIIGFSDENVLKFTDPKLSTVSQHTLDIGKASVEMLIHKLNDKSLSQNTTKTIKTNLILRGTTK; via the coding sequence ATGGTCACATTAAAACACTTAGCAGAACAACTTAACGTATCAGTATCAACAGTTTCTAAAGCACTACACGATAGTGACGAAATAAGTCCAGATACTATTGAACGTGTAAAAGCATTGGCAAAATTCTTAAATTATAAGCCAAATCGATTGGCTGTAAGTTTAAAAAGCAGCAAGACAAATACTATTGGTGTCGTGATTCCAAATATTCTAAATCATTTCTTTGCCAAGGCATTATTTGCTATAGAAAAAGAAGCTACCAAACAAGGCTATAATATCATTACTTGTGTGTCAAACGAAATGAGAGAAAAGGAAATAAATAGTTTGCAATTACTCTCAAATGGTAGTGTTGATGGCTTTATCATGTCAATTGCAGAGGAAACACAAGTGTTAAAAAAAGTAGATCATATAAACGCGATTTTAAAACAGAACATCCCAATTGTGTTATTTGATAGAGTTTCAGAAGATATAGATTGTGATAAAGTGATTATTGACGATTTTGGTGCAGCTTACGAGGCAACGAAACATCTCCTTTCCGAAGGTAGAAAACACATCACCTTAATTAGCAGTATTGACGAGTTAAGTGTTGGCAAGTTGCGGGTTGAAGGGTATTACAAGGCAATTTCCGAAGATAAAAAATACAAGGAAAAACCAAATGTAATTACAATTTCGCGTGATGAATCTATAGAGGAGCGTATCGAGAATTTACTAAATACCGATAAAAAAATTGACGCGATCATTGCGATTGATAATACCTCTGGAGTCGTCGCGTTACAAAAAGCGCTTAAATTGAATATTGATGTGCCTAAAAACCTATCTATTATTGGGTTCTCAGATGAAAATGTACTCAAGTTTACAGACCCAAAATTATCTACGGTTTCTCAACACACACTTGATATTGGTAAGGCATCTGTAGAAATGTTGATTCATAAACTTAACGATAAATCGTTATCTCAAAACACAACCAAAACCATTAAAACCAATCTTATTTTAAGGGGTACAACAAAATAA
- a CDS encoding T9SS type A sorting domain-containing protein, producing the protein MKKITLLSVLMMITSIGFSQTLPYTFDESTDPSYYFTGFDVGFSLATDPEDASNPVGQITGNGSNFDTLQTIGLLEENIDLSDDSNNTITFRWRAVNGTGSGSHLLKFELDGNNPVELPFTSTGTGWQTISLDFGPGLGIYNNLIIFPDFGNTGNDVYLIDDLAGGTNVAPPPPATAAFPIDFESAEDTFNCFDCGFSIVTDSGDNVGSITGGAFEFDTAQLPLGTLLDLSDDSNNTITFRIKPVNGTGSGSHLLKFELGSSTTELPFTTTGTDWQDISIDFPAGLGTYDLVVIFPDFNNTAVDTYLIDDIAGGTNVVPLEDPEAAPIPNAPNGEVYSIYNDTNGYTTIFPVQYPFGTLGGEPDLDPGTGVNTALKFDFNFAGYGQGEGGPDDVSAYGFVNFNYWAEPGIPGFQFRMISNNGGVTEHTYEIGTQEAVVTGQWTQVSIPMSYFTGIGFSSANFFQWKCDPFMQQTAQGGIVYIDNIILTLNPLSVDEFNTSQFTVFPNPAKDKWGINGTKIIKTITLFDVSGKQVSTISPNNNEAQIDASKLNSGIYFAKINSENGTETIKLIKN; encoded by the coding sequence ATGAAAAAAATTACACTTTTATCAGTGCTCATGATGATAACCTCCATAGGGTTTTCTCAAACATTACCTTACACCTTTGATGAGTCTACAGATCCATCTTATTATTTTACTGGCTTTGATGTCGGTTTTTCGCTTGCAACAGACCCAGAGGATGCTTCAAATCCTGTTGGCCAAATAACAGGAAATGGAAGCAATTTTGATACGCTCCAAACTATTGGTTTACTTGAAGAGAATATTGATCTTTCAGACGATAGTAATAATACAATCACATTTAGATGGAGAGCAGTAAACGGAACAGGGAGTGGCTCTCACTTACTAAAGTTCGAGTTAGATGGCAATAATCCAGTCGAGTTACCTTTTACATCTACAGGTACAGGTTGGCAGACAATTTCATTAGACTTTGGGCCAGGTTTAGGGATTTATAATAATTTAATCATATTTCCAGATTTTGGTAATACAGGAAATGATGTTTACTTGATTGATGACTTAGCTGGTGGTACTAACGTTGCGCCACCACCTCCTGCAACCGCAGCATTTCCAATAGATTTTGAATCTGCAGAAGATACATTCAATTGTTTTGATTGCGGTTTCAGTATTGTTACTGATAGTGGTGATAATGTTGGCTCTATTACTGGAGGTGCATTTGAATTTGATACTGCTCAGTTACCATTAGGAACATTATTAGATTTATCAGATGATTCTAACAACACAATTACGTTTAGAATCAAGCCAGTTAATGGCACAGGTAGTGGCTCTCACTTATTAAAATTTGAATTAGGTTCAAGCACAACTGAGCTTCCTTTTACAACAACAGGTACCGATTGGCAAGACATTTCTATAGATTTCCCTGCAGGACTTGGAACTTACGATTTGGTGGTTATATTTCCAGATTTCAACAATACAGCAGTAGATACCTATTTAATTGATGATATTGCAGGTGGTACAAATGTAGTGCCTCTTGAAGATCCAGAAGCAGCTCCAATTCCAAATGCACCAAATGGAGAGGTATATAGCATTTACAATGATACCAATGGCTATACTACAATATTTCCAGTTCAATATCCTTTTGGGACTTTGGGAGGAGAGCCAGATTTAGATCCGGGAACAGGTGTAAATACAGCTTTAAAATTTGATTTCAATTTTGCTGGATACGGACAAGGAGAAGGTGGACCAGATGATGTTTCTGCTTATGGATTCGTCAATTTTAACTATTGGGCAGAACCAGGTATTCCAGGATTTCAATTTAGAATGATAAGCAATAATGGAGGTGTTACAGAGCATACTTATGAAATCGGAACTCAGGAAGCAGTGGTAACCGGTCAATGGACACAAGTTTCAATTCCTATGTCTTATTTTACTGGGATAGGATTTTCAAGTGCAAACTTTTTCCAGTGGAAGTGTGATCCATTCATGCAACAAACTGCTCAAGGAGGTATCGTTTATATTGATAACATCATACTCACATTAAATCCATTATCAGTAGATGAATTTAACACATCCCAATTTACTGTGTTTCCTAATCCAGCAAAAGACAAATGGGGAATTAATGGAACCAAGATCATCAAAACAATTACTCTTTTTGATGTCTCCGGAAAACAAGTATCAACTATAAGTCCAAATAATAATGAAGCACAAATTGATGCTTCAAAATTAAATTCGGGTATATATTTTGCTAAGATTAATTCAGAAAACGGAACCGAAACTATCAAATTAATTAAAAATTAA
- a CDS encoding ATP-dependent DNA ligase translates to MKNFSKLISAVEITNKTNDKIAAFVDYFTHAPDKDKLWLIAIFTGKRPKRPVKTTLMKQWCMEITEIPEWLFFESYSTVGDLGETMALLLPEPTHKIEKLFSEWMQEIVELKAKSDDEKEAYIRNAWSGLETQECLIFNKLIGGSFRLGVSKKTLVNALAKYSGIEANQLMHSIIGNWDINEITFEELLQGEHINYDNSKPYPFCLAYALEKELDELGDVNDWQVEYKWDGIRGQIVKRNNEIFIWSRGEELVTEQFPELMEAIEQLDGDFVIDGEILALKDNGILLFNDLQKRLNRKNVTKKLLDDVPIGFYAYDMMEWDNKDIREQPLSFRREKLEKLFSSEATDNKTLFISQLISSESWQDLIPIRQGARAKDSEGLMLKQKNSPYHTGRKKGDWWKWKVDPLTIDAVMIYAQKGSGRRSAHYTDYTFAVKKDDGLVTVAKAYSGLTNEEIKEVSRFVKKNAIEKFGPVRTVKPELVFEIAFEGIALSNRHKSGVALRFPRISRWRKDKPVEEIDTIETVKQLITSPN, encoded by the coding sequence ATGAAGAATTTCTCAAAACTTATAAGCGCTGTTGAAATCACCAACAAAACAAACGATAAAATTGCAGCGTTTGTTGATTATTTCACGCATGCTCCAGATAAAGATAAATTATGGCTCATTGCAATTTTTACGGGTAAACGACCTAAACGCCCTGTAAAAACAACGTTGATGAAACAATGGTGTATGGAAATCACAGAAATACCTGAGTGGCTATTTTTCGAAAGCTACAGTACGGTTGGAGATTTGGGGGAAACCATGGCATTATTATTACCTGAGCCAACGCATAAAATTGAAAAATTATTTAGTGAATGGATGCAGGAAATTGTTGAACTTAAAGCAAAATCTGATGATGAAAAAGAAGCCTACATCCGAAATGCCTGGTCAGGTTTGGAAACTCAAGAATGTCTCATTTTTAATAAATTAATTGGTGGCAGTTTTAGGTTAGGCGTTTCTAAAAAAACCTTGGTCAATGCTTTGGCTAAATATTCTGGAATTGAGGCTAACCAGCTTATGCACAGTATTATTGGTAATTGGGATATTAATGAAATTACCTTTGAGGAGTTACTTCAAGGTGAGCATATCAATTACGACAATTCAAAACCATATCCATTTTGTTTGGCTTACGCTTTGGAAAAAGAATTAGACGAGTTGGGTGACGTCAATGATTGGCAAGTGGAGTATAAATGGGATGGTATTCGCGGACAAATCGTCAAACGAAACAACGAAATTTTCATTTGGTCAAGAGGTGAGGAACTCGTTACAGAGCAATTTCCAGAATTGATGGAGGCCATAGAACAATTGGATGGCGATTTCGTGATTGACGGAGAGATTCTGGCTTTGAAAGATAACGGAATTCTATTATTCAACGATTTACAAAAACGACTCAATAGAAAAAATGTCACCAAAAAACTACTCGACGACGTACCAATTGGTTTTTACGCCTATGACATGATGGAGTGGGATAACAAAGATATTAGAGAACAACCGCTCAGTTTCCGAAGAGAAAAATTAGAGAAATTGTTTTCTTCGGAAGCAACAGATAATAAAACCTTATTTATATCCCAATTGATTTCTTCGGAAAGCTGGCAGGATTTGATCCCGATACGTCAAGGAGCACGAGCCAAGGATAGTGAAGGGTTGATGCTCAAACAGAAAAACTCACCATATCATACTGGTCGAAAAAAAGGAGACTGGTGGAAATGGAAAGTCGACCCATTAACCATTGATGCAGTCATGATTTATGCGCAAAAAGGGAGCGGAAGAAGAAGTGCCCACTATACAGATTACACCTTTGCGGTTAAAAAGGATGACGGTTTGGTTACGGTTGCCAAAGCCTATTCTGGATTGACTAATGAAGAGATAAAAGAAGTCAGTAGATTTGTAAAAAAGAATGCTATCGAAAAATTTGGTCCAGTACGCACGGTAAAGCCAGAATTGGTTTTTGAAATTGCTTTTGAAGGTATTGCGTTAAGTAACCGTCATAAATCTGGAGTCGCATTACGTTTTCCGAGAATTTCAAGATGGCGAAAAGACAAACCGGTTGAAGAAATCGATACTATAGAAACTGTTAAACAATTGATTACGTCTCCAAATTGA
- a CDS encoding DUF421 domain-containing protein: MNLETAMLIVISVLGIFSAIMVITRIFGLRTFAKMSSFDFASTIAVGSILASIIINKDQGVLKGILALFCVIGFQTLFSFLVRKSDLFKKLFTNKPQFLMKNGEILYDNLKRCNVGVSDLMAKLREANVHKLSEVQAVVFESTGDIAVLHSSEINEVEDIILRDVESK, encoded by the coding sequence ATGAATTTAGAAACCGCCATGTTAATAGTTATTTCAGTTCTCGGAATTTTTTCAGCCATTATGGTTATCACCAGAATATTTGGTTTGAGGACATTTGCAAAAATGTCAAGTTTTGATTTTGCATCAACTATTGCAGTAGGTTCTATATTAGCGTCAATTATAATAAATAAAGACCAAGGCGTATTAAAAGGTATTTTAGCTCTCTTTTGTGTAATAGGATTTCAAACACTATTCTCTTTTTTAGTCAGAAAAAGTGATTTGTTTAAAAAGCTATTTACCAACAAACCACAGTTTCTAATGAAAAATGGTGAAATTCTTTATGATAATTTAAAAAGATGTAACGTTGGAGTGAGCGACTTGATGGCAAAATTAAGAGAAGCTAACGTGCATAAGTTGTCAGAGGTTCAAGCAGTAGTTTTTGAAAGTACTGGCGATATTGCTGTATTACACAGTTCAGAAATTAATGAAGTGGAAGATATAATTTTGAGAGATGTTGAAAGTAAATAA
- a CDS encoding ligase-associated DNA damage response DEXH box helicase, giving the protein MSTSFKNSQGYKIIEDWMGSKANEPFKFQEQTWAKYHHGYSGMVVAPTGFGKTFSVFLAVVIDYLNYPENYKKGLKLLWVSPLRSLAKDLAKAMTTAVEEIGLDWEVAVRNGDTPTKIRRQQERLMPDILIVTPETLHLLFSQKKNSKWFKHVKCVAVDEWHELIGNKRGILVELAMARLITISEDIKIWGITATIGNLEEAGKVLLPYPKLKTVMITAKEKKKIKVVTVLPDEVEVLPWAGHLGKSMASKIIPIIHENKTTLIFTNTRGQSELWYQIILEADPDLAGLLAIHHGSIDKNLRNWIEDNISEGNLKAVVCTSSLDLGVDFKPVDCVIQIGSAKGIARFMQRAGRSGHSPYEVSKIYLIPTHSLEIIEAAALREAVGERRVEAREPMVLTYDVMVQFMVTLAVGEGFKAENVYELLLSTHAFSMLTEDEFAWAIQFITQGGNTLKSYEEFHKVEKDDNGIFRAKSRRISMLHRMNMGAIVSEAMLRVKFMSGGYIGMIEEYFVTKLKPNDSFVLAGRVLELVHIKDMTAFVRISKAKKAITPSWLGGRLPLTSYMSHFLRKKLSDSLNPGIRERELKFLHPLIARQSAFSHIPKEDEFLVEMINTKEGFHLFMYPFEGRLVHEVISALIAYRIGKIKPLTFTIAMNDYGFELLSDQEIPVNKENISELLSADHLMDDVIASINAAEMASRKFRDIAVISGLVVQSMPGRNQNNKSLQSSSGLIFRVLDENEPNNLLLRQAYTEVFNQQLEEVRLKEAFKRINKSKLIIKESNTFTPLSFPIKVDSLRQTLTSEKLDKRIARIQADVYKKSKI; this is encoded by the coding sequence TTGAGTACATCGTTTAAAAATTCACAAGGCTATAAAATAATTGAGGATTGGATGGGTTCAAAAGCGAATGAACCATTCAAATTTCAAGAACAAACGTGGGCTAAATATCATCACGGTTATAGCGGTATGGTGGTTGCTCCAACTGGGTTTGGTAAAACATTTTCGGTGTTTTTAGCAGTAGTGATAGACTATCTCAACTATCCAGAAAACTACAAAAAAGGGTTGAAATTATTATGGGTAAGTCCTTTGCGATCACTAGCAAAAGATTTAGCCAAAGCGATGACTACTGCTGTTGAGGAGATTGGTTTGGATTGGGAAGTCGCAGTAAGAAATGGAGATACACCAACCAAAATAAGACGACAACAAGAACGGTTAATGCCAGATATTCTCATTGTCACACCAGAAACACTTCATTTATTATTTTCACAGAAAAAAAATTCAAAATGGTTTAAACATGTGAAATGTGTCGCAGTTGATGAGTGGCATGAACTGATTGGAAACAAAAGAGGGATTCTAGTGGAGTTGGCAATGGCGCGATTGATTACAATTTCCGAAGACATTAAAATTTGGGGAATTACCGCAACTATTGGTAATTTGGAAGAAGCAGGTAAGGTGCTCCTTCCGTATCCAAAATTAAAAACGGTGATGATTACCGCTAAGGAGAAAAAGAAAATCAAGGTGGTTACGGTGTTGCCAGATGAAGTAGAAGTATTGCCTTGGGCTGGACATTTGGGTAAAAGTATGGCATCAAAAATTATCCCGATCATCCACGAAAATAAAACGACTTTAATTTTTACGAATACCAGAGGACAGTCGGAATTATGGTATCAAATAATTTTGGAAGCAGATCCAGATTTGGCAGGTTTGCTGGCCATCCACCATGGATCAATTGATAAAAATTTACGAAATTGGATTGAGGATAACATTTCCGAAGGCAACCTAAAAGCAGTAGTTTGTACGTCATCGTTGGATTTGGGAGTGGATTTTAAACCTGTAGATTGCGTCATCCAAATTGGCTCTGCAAAAGGGATTGCGCGATTTATGCAACGTGCTGGTCGTAGTGGTCACTCGCCTTATGAGGTGTCCAAAATTTATTTGATCCCTACCCATTCGCTGGAAATTATTGAGGCTGCAGCACTTAGGGAAGCGGTTGGAGAACGTCGTGTTGAAGCGCGTGAGCCTATGGTATTGACCTACGATGTGATGGTTCAGTTTATGGTCACTTTGGCGGTTGGAGAAGGATTTAAGGCAGAAAACGTTTATGAATTATTATTGAGCACTCATGCGTTTTCCATGTTGACCGAAGATGAATTTGCATGGGCAATCCAGTTTATTACACAAGGCGGAAATACGCTAAAATCATACGAGGAATTCCATAAAGTTGAAAAGGACGACAATGGGATTTTTAGAGCAAAAAGCAGAAGAATTAGCATGCTCCATCGCATGAATATGGGAGCCATTGTTAGTGAGGCCATGTTGCGTGTTAAGTTTATGAGTGGAGGATATATTGGCATGATTGAAGAATATTTTGTCACCAAACTCAAACCCAACGATAGTTTTGTACTTGCTGGTCGCGTGTTAGAATTGGTTCATATTAAGGATATGACTGCGTTTGTGCGCATAAGCAAAGCCAAAAAAGCGATTACACCAAGTTGGCTTGGAGGTCGATTACCATTAACGTCGTACATGAGTCATTTTCTTCGGAAAAAATTGAGCGATTCTCTAAATCCCGGAATTAGAGAACGTGAGCTTAAGTTTTTACACCCATTGATTGCGCGACAAAGTGCCTTTTCACACATCCCGAAAGAGGATGAATTTTTGGTAGAAATGATTAATACCAAAGAAGGTTTCCATTTGTTTATGTACCCTTTTGAAGGTCGTTTGGTGCACGAGGTGATTTCCGCATTGATTGCTTATCGTATTGGCAAAATCAAACCGCTGACCTTTACGATTGCGATGAACGATTACGGATTTGAACTCCTAAGCGATCAAGAAATCCCGGTCAATAAAGAAAATATTAGCGAACTTTTAAGCGCAGACCATTTAATGGACGATGTCATCGCTAGTATTAATGCTGCGGAAATGGCTTCGCGTAAATTTCGTGATATTGCAGTTATTTCTGGGCTTGTGGTACAATCTATGCCTGGACGCAATCAAAATAATAAAAGCCTGCAATCTTCATCTGGATTGATTTTTAGGGTGTTGGATGAAAACGAACCGAATAATCTATTATTACGACAAGCCTATACTGAAGTTTTTAATCAGCAATTGGAAGAAGTACGATTAAAGGAAGCCTTTAAGAGAATCAATAAAAGCAAGCTAATTATCAAAGAATCCAATACCTTTACACCTTTAAGTTTTCCTATTAAGGTAGATAGTTTGAGACAAACCTTAACCAGTGAAAAACTAGATAAACGAATCGCACGCATACAAGCAGACGTCTATAAAAAGAGTAAAATATGA